The Paraburkholderia fungorum genome window below encodes:
- a CDS encoding class II aldolase/adducin family protein, producing the protein MSTPTADHTSLTFRETPVRKFWFDDDNVPQRSLEQERLHRRQRLAGAFRLFAHNGFAQGLAGHITARDPEWTDHFWVNPLGRHFGRIRVSDLLLVNQHGEIVIGDGPLNQAAFAIHAAIHEAHPGIVAAAHTHSLYGKAWSTLGRKLDPLTQDSCVFYEDHELFDDFRGVVLDTSEGARIADTLGSRKAVILKNHGILTAGPSVEAAAWWYIALENACHTQLLAEAAGTPQPIPHEMADLTHQQIGRANGARHSFDSLYEGLLETERDFLD; encoded by the coding sequence ATGAGCACCCCGACCGCCGACCACACTTCCCTCACGTTTCGCGAAACGCCCGTACGCAAGTTCTGGTTCGATGACGACAACGTGCCGCAACGTTCGCTCGAACAGGAACGTCTTCACCGTCGGCAGCGACTTGCAGGCGCATTTCGCCTGTTTGCGCACAACGGTTTTGCACAAGGTCTCGCTGGACACATTACCGCGCGCGATCCCGAATGGACCGATCATTTCTGGGTCAATCCGCTGGGGCGGCATTTTGGCCGCATACGGGTTTCGGATCTTCTGCTCGTCAATCAGCACGGTGAAATCGTGATCGGCGATGGTCCGCTGAATCAGGCGGCGTTTGCGATTCATGCGGCGATTCACGAAGCGCATCCCGGGATCGTGGCGGCCGCGCATACGCATTCGCTTTACGGCAAGGCGTGGTCCACGCTCGGCCGCAAGCTTGATCCGCTGACTCAGGATTCGTGCGTGTTCTACGAAGACCATGAACTGTTCGACGATTTTCGCGGCGTGGTGCTCGACACCAGCGAGGGTGCGCGGATTGCCGACACGCTCGGCTCACGCAAGGCGGTGATCCTGAAGAACCACGGCATCCTGACGGCGGGTCCGTCGGTGGAAGCGGCGGCGTGGTGGTACATCGCGTTAGAGAACGCCTGCCACACGCAACTGCTTGCCGAAGCCGCAGGCACGCCACAGCCAATACCGCACGAGATGGCCGATCTGACCCATCAGCAGATAGGCCGCGCCAACGGCGCACGGCATTCATTCGACAGCCTGTATGAAGGCTTGCTGGAAACCGAAAGGGATTTTCTCGACTGA
- a CDS encoding cysteine dioxygenase encodes MSIHKLRSFIGDIAELVDSNVGESALLEHGKASLHGLIRTDDWLPHAYAQPSPERYQQYLLYADARQRFSVVSFVWGPGQQTPIHDHTVWGLIGVLRGAELAAPYTRHADGSLQQSGAELRLDAGDVEAVSPVIGDIHRVRNAYDDRTSISIHVYGANIGAVRRATYSPEGVPKPFISGYSNPTLPNLWDLSKEQPRS; translated from the coding sequence ATGTCCATTCATAAACTGCGAAGCTTTATCGGCGACATCGCGGAGTTGGTCGATTCGAATGTCGGGGAAAGCGCGCTGCTCGAACACGGCAAGGCCTCGTTGCACGGGTTGATCCGCACCGACGACTGGCTTCCCCATGCATACGCGCAACCGTCGCCCGAGCGCTATCAGCAATACCTGCTTTACGCCGATGCGCGTCAGCGTTTCAGCGTGGTGAGTTTCGTGTGGGGACCGGGCCAGCAGACGCCGATTCACGACCATACGGTGTGGGGTCTCATCGGCGTGCTGCGCGGCGCCGAACTGGCCGCGCCGTATACGCGTCATGCCGACGGCTCGCTACAGCAGAGCGGCGCCGAACTGCGTCTCGACGCGGGCGATGTCGAAGCGGTGTCGCCCGTTATCGGCGATATCCATCGCGTACGCAATGCCTACGACGATCGCACATCGATCAGCATCCACGTATATGGCGCGAACATCGGCGCGGTGCGCCGCGCGACCTATTCACCGGAGGGCGTGCCCAAGCCCTTTATTTCCGGCTACTCGAATCCGACACTCCCCAACCTGTGGGACCTCAGCAAGGAACAACCCCGTTCATGA
- a CDS encoding rhodanese-related sulfurtransferase: MTSYPTRTYEDVRQTLLARREIALLDTREEDPHAQCHPLFAANFPLSKIELDAYTRLPRRDVPIVLFDAGEGFAQRAADVLTSLGYTQVALLAGGLDGWIRAGGEVFRDVNVPSKAFGEFVEAQRHTPSLSAEAVNTLLANDDDVVVLDARRFDEYQTMNIPGSVSVPGAELVLRARALAPDPATRVIVNCAGRTRSIIGAQSLVNAGLPNPVAALRNGTIGWTLAGQTLEHGSQRRFDPQAGLADTHLDASRTASRALADRAGVHRTTLAEAARWAADSARTTYRFDVRTPAEYERAHAPGFQGAQGGQLVQETEMFAPVRGARVVLFDDDGVRANMTASWIAQMNVDVYVVDEASADDLTDSGAWRGLKPEPTAATPALRADELAVLLADASSGTLVIDVTSSANHVKAHVPGAYWLVRSRLSNGADDLRALPDAKRYVVTCGTNALAPYVAPEIAALTGKPVHVLDGGTTAWIAAGLPTETGDHRLASPRIDRYRRPYEGTDNAREAMNAYLEWEYGLVAQLDRDGTHGFFVI, from the coding sequence ATGACGTCATACCCGACCCGCACTTACGAAGACGTGCGACAAACACTGCTGGCGCGCCGTGAAATCGCGCTGCTCGATACGCGCGAAGAAGATCCACACGCGCAGTGTCATCCGCTGTTCGCCGCCAATTTTCCGCTTTCGAAAATCGAACTGGATGCGTACACGCGACTGCCCCGGCGCGACGTGCCGATCGTTCTGTTCGATGCCGGCGAAGGCTTCGCGCAGCGAGCCGCCGACGTGCTGACGTCGCTCGGCTACACGCAGGTCGCGTTACTCGCAGGCGGACTCGACGGCTGGATTCGCGCGGGCGGCGAAGTGTTCCGCGATGTGAACGTGCCGAGCAAGGCATTCGGTGAATTCGTCGAAGCGCAACGGCATACGCCGTCGTTGTCGGCAGAGGCGGTCAACACTCTGCTTGCGAACGACGACGACGTGGTGGTGCTGGATGCGCGTCGCTTCGACGAATATCAGACGATGAACATTCCCGGCAGCGTCAGCGTGCCCGGTGCGGAACTGGTGCTGCGTGCGCGCGCGCTCGCGCCAGATCCGGCAACGCGTGTGATCGTCAATTGCGCGGGGCGCACGCGCAGCATCATCGGCGCGCAGTCGCTGGTTAATGCGGGCTTGCCGAATCCGGTCGCCGCGCTGCGCAACGGCACGATCGGCTGGACGCTCGCGGGGCAAACGCTCGAGCACGGTAGCCAGCGTCGTTTCGATCCGCAGGCCGGTCTCGCCGACACTCATCTCGACGCGTCGCGCACCGCTTCGCGGGCGCTGGCCGACCGCGCCGGGGTTCATCGCACGACGCTTGCCGAAGCGGCCCGATGGGCAGCGGATTCCGCACGCACCACGTATCGCTTCGACGTACGCACGCCTGCCGAATACGAGCGCGCTCATGCGCCGGGTTTTCAGGGCGCTCAAGGTGGCCAGCTTGTCCAGGAGACGGAGATGTTCGCGCCGGTGCGCGGCGCACGCGTCGTGCTGTTCGACGACGACGGCGTGCGCGCGAATATGACCGCATCCTGGATCGCGCAGATGAACGTCGACGTGTATGTCGTCGACGAAGCGTCGGCTGACGACCTCACCGATAGCGGCGCATGGCGTGGCTTAAAGCCCGAACCCACAGCGGCGACACCGGCTCTACGTGCCGACGAACTCGCTGTATTGCTCGCGGACGCATCGAGCGGGACGCTGGTGATCGACGTCACGTCGAGTGCGAATCATGTGAAGGCGCACGTTCCCGGCGCGTATTGGCTCGTGCGCTCACGCCTGTCGAATGGTGCCGACGACCTGCGCGCGTTGCCCGATGCAAAGCGCTATGTGGTCACGTGCGGCACCAACGCGCTAGCACCGTACGTCGCGCCGGAAATCGCCGCGTTGACGGGCAAGCCGGTGCATGTGCTCGACGGCGGCACGACCGCGTGGATTGCAGCGGGCCTGCCCACCGAAACGGGCGATCACCGCCTGGCATCGCCGCGCATCGATCGATACCGTCGTCCGTATGAAGGCACCGACAATGCACGCGAAGCGATGAACGCGTATCTGGAGTGGGAGTACGGTCTCGTCGCGCAACTCGATCGTGACGGCACGCACGGGTTCTTTGTGATCTAA
- a CDS encoding LysR family transcriptional regulator, which translates to MKLDDIEAFVAVVRSQSLSQAADSLALTQPAVTRRIQNFEEALGVELLDRNTKPLKTTAMGRAVYDQCRAIVREVDALRHLVTDDSPLAGVLRLGVAQTVADVAMLKALHALRGAHPELQARVSTGWGNPLLQRVEDGELDAAIVLLPANRVLPEALSGKMLGELKMAVVARKGTLKKRAHTLAECQSYGWVLNPDGCGFRAGLQQTLAAQGHTLKLNLETLGTELQLGLVADGVGLGLVPQPLLRISTHAAQLDVIQVSDFKPEIAVWIVRSRALGKFESALQVLAESVEQRFKAAHLSRAA; encoded by the coding sequence ATGAAACTCGATGACATCGAGGCCTTCGTCGCCGTCGTGCGCAGTCAGTCGCTCAGTCAGGCAGCCGACTCTCTTGCGCTGACCCAGCCGGCCGTCACGCGCCGCATCCAAAACTTCGAAGAAGCGCTCGGCGTCGAACTGCTCGACCGCAATACCAAGCCGCTGAAAACCACTGCAATGGGTCGCGCGGTCTACGATCAGTGTCGCGCGATCGTGCGTGAAGTGGACGCGCTCAGACACCTCGTTACCGACGATTCGCCGCTCGCAGGCGTGTTGCGGCTCGGCGTCGCGCAAACCGTCGCCGATGTCGCGATGCTCAAGGCACTGCACGCGCTGCGTGGCGCGCATCCTGAGTTGCAGGCGCGGGTCTCGACGGGGTGGGGCAATCCACTGCTGCAAAGAGTGGAAGACGGCGAACTGGATGCCGCGATTGTTCTACTGCCCGCCAATCGCGTATTGCCGGAAGCGCTGTCGGGCAAGATGCTGGGCGAGTTGAAAATGGCCGTGGTCGCGCGCAAGGGCACACTGAAAAAGCGTGCACATACGCTGGCCGAGTGCCAGTCGTACGGATGGGTGTTGAACCCGGACGGCTGCGGTTTTCGCGCGGGTTTGCAGCAGACGCTCGCAGCGCAGGGGCATACGCTGAAACTCAATCTGGAAACACTGGGCACGGAGTTGCAACTCGGTCTGGTGGCCGATGGTGTCGGCCTCGGGTTGGTGCCGCAGCCGCTGCTGCGCATCAGCACTCACGCCGCGCAACTCGATGTGATTCAGGTCAGCGATTTCAAGCCCGAAATCGCGGTGTGGATCGTGCGATCACGCGCACTCGGCAAGTTCGAGTCGGCGCTGCAGGTGCTTGCGGAAAGCGTCGAGCAGCGCTTCAAGGCGGCGCATCTGTCGCGAGCAGCCTGA
- a CDS encoding ABC transporter substrate-binding protein, whose translation MFAALTVGAAQAALAGTTLKVGDQQLQTRGVLEASGQLKNVPYQIEWFNFPAAQPLGEALNAGAIDVGGLGDAPLIFAYAAGARVRAVAATRSAPVDLAIIVPDGSPIRSAADLKGKRIATTRGSIGHYLAIATLERAGIKQSDVSLRFMQPADAKAALASGNVDAWSTWDPYVALAEQRDHDRSIANGVNLSSGLSFQAATEASIKAKQSEIADFLKRVAAGQRWALSHPDEVAAMQSKVTGLPPDVLKTMYQRAQLHPVAIDDGLIAEQQKTANLYERADVIKTHLDVTPSFDRQFPLAGQ comes from the coding sequence ATGTTCGCCGCGCTGACCGTTGGCGCGGCTCAGGCCGCGCTCGCCGGCACGACATTGAAGGTAGGCGATCAGCAATTGCAGACGCGCGGCGTTCTGGAAGCCTCCGGGCAATTGAAGAATGTGCCTTACCAGATCGAGTGGTTCAACTTCCCCGCTGCGCAGCCGCTTGGCGAAGCACTCAACGCAGGCGCAATCGACGTCGGCGGCCTTGGCGACGCGCCTTTGATCTTCGCCTATGCGGCGGGCGCGAGAGTGCGCGCGGTGGCCGCGACGCGCTCTGCTCCGGTCGATCTCGCGATCATCGTGCCCGACGGCTCGCCGATCCGGTCCGCCGCCGATCTGAAGGGCAAGCGCATCGCCACGACGCGCGGCTCGATTGGTCACTATCTGGCGATTGCAACGCTGGAGCGCGCAGGCATCAAACAGTCGGACGTGTCGCTGCGCTTCATGCAGCCCGCCGACGCCAAAGCCGCGCTCGCGTCGGGCAATGTCGATGCATGGTCCACGTGGGACCCGTATGTCGCGCTGGCCGAGCAGCGCGATCACGACCGCAGCATTGCGAACGGCGTCAACCTGTCGTCGGGCCTTAGCTTCCAGGCGGCCACCGAAGCGTCGATCAAGGCAAAGCAAAGCGAGATCGCCGACTTCCTGAAGCGCGTCGCGGCAGGACAGCGTTGGGCGTTATCGCATCCCGACGAAGTGGCGGCGATGCAGTCGAAGGTCACCGGCTTGCCGCCTGACGTGTTGAAGACCATGTATCAGCGCGCGCAACTACATCCTGTCGCCATCGACGACGGTTTGATTGCCGAGCAGCAGAAGACCGCCAATCTGTACGAACGCGCGGATGTCATCAAAACGCATCTGGACGTGACGCCGAGTTTCGATCGGCAATTCCCGCTTGCCGGGCAATAA
- a CDS encoding acyl-CoA dehydrogenase family protein, which yields MTSRHPATSFDDVERDAVALHALADLDGPQADEWLNALTGEFAAGAAALDSGPEFPHHNLARLRRAVLLSLTVPRALGGHEATLAQTLKVVRAIARGEPSTALIFVMQCLYHLRLQANPNWPVELKERIARDAVERGGLINSLRVEPELGSPSRGGLPATVGQRHGDHWLLSGRKLYSTGSPGLTWFAVWGRTDEASPRVGTWLVHRDTPGIRFGEPWNHLGMRATGSHEVIFENVRVPLDYAVDLQAPESASGMDPITGIWMNVLLPSIYDGVARAARDWFVQWAASRIPSGLKAPLSSLDSFQQTVGRIDTLLFNNRILLDAGAAGQVSAAEAPSIKYLVSRQAIEAVELALEASSNPGLSRNNPLERHYRDVLCARIHTPQNDTVLGNVGRAAFAGFAAL from the coding sequence ATGACCAGCCGCCACCCCGCTACCTCCTTTGACGACGTGGAGCGCGACGCCGTTGCACTGCACGCGCTCGCCGACCTCGACGGCCCGCAAGCAGACGAATGGCTCAATGCCTTAACCGGCGAATTCGCCGCAGGCGCAGCCGCGCTCGACAGCGGTCCCGAATTTCCGCATCACAACCTCGCGCGTTTGCGGCGCGCGGTCCTGCTATCGCTGACCGTGCCGCGTGCGCTCGGCGGCCACGAAGCGACGCTGGCACAAACGCTGAAGGTGGTCCGTGCAATCGCACGCGGCGAGCCTTCGACGGCGCTGATCTTCGTCATGCAGTGCCTCTATCATTTGCGCCTTCAGGCAAATCCGAACTGGCCCGTCGAATTGAAAGAGCGGATTGCGCGCGATGCGGTCGAGCGCGGCGGGCTGATCAATTCGCTGCGTGTCGAACCGGAACTCGGCTCGCCGTCCCGTGGCGGCCTGCCTGCGACGGTTGGGCAACGTCACGGCGATCATTGGCTACTGAGCGGCCGCAAGCTTTATTCGACGGGAAGTCCTGGCCTCACCTGGTTCGCCGTCTGGGGCCGCACGGATGAAGCATCGCCGCGCGTGGGGACCTGGCTCGTTCATCGCGATACGCCGGGCATCCGGTTCGGCGAACCGTGGAACCATCTCGGCATGCGCGCGACGGGTAGTCATGAGGTCATCTTCGAGAACGTGCGTGTGCCGCTCGACTATGCGGTCGATCTTCAGGCTCCCGAATCGGCGAGCGGCATGGACCCGATCACGGGCATCTGGATGAACGTATTGCTCCCCTCAATCTACGACGGTGTCGCGCGCGCCGCGCGTGACTGGTTCGTGCAATGGGCCGCTTCGCGCATCCCGTCTGGACTGAAGGCGCCGCTGTCGAGTCTCGACAGTTTCCAGCAGACAGTGGGCCGCATCGATACGTTGCTGTTCAATAACCGCATCCTGCTGGATGCGGGCGCGGCTGGCCAGGTGAGCGCAGCGGAGGCGCCGTCGATCAAATATCTGGTCAGCCGGCAGGCGATCGAAGCAGTGGAACTCGCGCTGGAGGCGAGTAGCAATCCGGGACTTAGCCGCAATAATCCGCTGGAGCGTCACTATCGCGACGTGTTGTGCGCGCGGATTCATACGCCGCAAAACGACACGGTGCTGGGTAATGTGGGGCGCGCCGCATTTGCTGGCTTTGCTGCGCTCTGA
- a CDS encoding PRC-barrel domain-containing protein — protein MGSINPQGDTRGGANVIGSGIGEGPGPDVMASATLDGTKVMSSDGEHVGKISDIMLDVRGGRIAYAVLSEGGFLGMGATLHAIPWSALTLDTDEKCFHVDITAQRLKDDPGFDKDHWPTMADSKWGTTMHSYYDRQPYWLATQEVVESDPDIRPPLDH, from the coding sequence ATGGGCTCAATCAATCCTCAAGGTGATACGCGTGGCGGCGCCAACGTGATTGGCAGCGGTATCGGCGAAGGTCCGGGGCCGGACGTGATGGCGTCGGCGACGCTCGACGGCACCAAGGTCATGTCGTCGGATGGCGAGCATGTGGGCAAAATCTCCGACATCATGCTGGACGTACGCGGCGGACGAATCGCCTATGCCGTTCTGTCCGAAGGCGGCTTCCTGGGCATGGGCGCGACATTGCACGCCATCCCGTGGAGCGCGCTGACGCTCGACACTGATGAAAAATGCTTTCACGTCGATATCACCGCGCAGCGTCTGAAGGACGATCCTGGCTTCGACAAGGACCACTGGCCGACAATGGCCGATTCAAAATGGGGCACGACGATGCATAGCTATTACGACCGTCAGCCGTACTGGCTTGCAACGCAGGAAGTGGTCGAGAGCGATCCTGACATCAGGCCGCCGCTCGACCATTAA
- a CDS encoding flavin reductase family protein translates to MNTPHVVAEPHILYLGTPVVLISTVNEDGTHNLAPMSSAFWLGWRGVLGIASASQTTRNLLRTGECVLNLPSVNEVGAVDRIARTTGTYPVSEFRQALGYVYEPDKFGRAGMTRVASDTVSAPRALECPIQLEAVVAATHGIGEDSDQLRGFISLIEVRIQRVHVHPDLLMEGHANRIDPDKWSPLIMSFQKFFGLSGQVHTSRLAEIPERAYESLAKV, encoded by the coding sequence ATGAATACGCCTCACGTAGTCGCCGAACCCCACATCCTGTATCTTGGAACGCCCGTTGTTCTGATTAGCACCGTCAACGAAGACGGGACGCACAATCTCGCACCCATGTCGTCGGCGTTCTGGCTGGGCTGGCGAGGCGTGCTGGGTATCGCGTCAGCATCGCAGACCACACGCAATCTGCTCCGCACCGGAGAATGTGTGCTGAACCTTCCGTCAGTCAACGAGGTGGGCGCTGTCGACCGCATTGCACGAACCACGGGTACGTATCCTGTTTCTGAATTCAGGCAGGCGTTGGGCTACGTCTATGAACCCGACAAATTCGGCCGCGCGGGAATGACGAGAGTGGCATCCGATACCGTCAGCGCGCCACGCGCGCTCGAATGTCCGATCCAGCTCGAAGCTGTCGTTGCGGCAACTCACGGCATCGGCGAAGACAGTGATCAACTGCGCGGCTTTATCAGTTTGATAGAGGTGCGGATCCAGCGCGTTCACGTCCATCCCGATCTGCTGATGGAAGGTCACGCCAATCGGATCGATCCGGATAAGTGGTCGCCGTTGATTATGAGCTTCCAGAAGTTCTTTGGGCTTAGCGGACAGGTGCATACGTCCAGGCTGGCTGAGATACCGGAGAGAGCTTACGAGTCGCTAGCGAAGGTGTGA
- a CDS encoding HD domain-containing protein, with protein MADLLVKHLKSRAESHSALRSLYSQWDFDEKLIPKALQTLGSLFPHYSRHDESHSKQILVNIERLLGNNINLLTATDTWMLLESAYWHDIGMVVPYADLQAAIDDPQFQEFIDAICAQPHHELHSFACTFKRNADPTLIFQGSAPLETLSKFREFMAEWFRRKHPARAEQIVRSPMSTVGINSPRTELIPARLFRLLGRICQMHGAPFEDLVSENGLPFREAGLAQDDCHPRFVACLLRMGDLLDLDDNRFCPVMQRIAGEERSKLSKAHEDKHAGMRHLRVDQEKIEVIAECDTVEGYLEAFRWFDWLKLEIQNQMMHWREIVPSRELGLLPMLGPISVRLGGNLQILRDGERPAFTVDTNKTIELLQGNNLYESKFACVRELLQNAVDATLLRIWLTNRKQANADIWATPDNLEIKALFAHASISVELVESKLEQDGAEEKSIWSLTIRDCGTGISRNDLEYMLRIGGSQSNAVRQREINQMPEWMKPSGAFGIGLQSVFMLCNEVSLRTKSIFSNEIFDVTMYSPTGPEDGLVVLRKLDDDISFSHGTTITLKFELDAFTKSWSVSNHENESIAYKLVTALDPVLDERFPYEAALLADQVKTFGKHSLIRVHGELATVNRRFEINGENFDSDEGADGTGWKFIKSAQSEVKFFYQPSLGAHPALSLLTLYRGQKFETKNLFVPNVIIGIDLMSGKAGSWLNFNRDKISSRAHDLLEKTVLASLEQVVENDLSASDGCSLLVGENRAVYSFFLKGMALSFGGKWTDLANQLNDAWLDIVLTQKGQRLRSFFTRQDWTIGVKQSAHEPQLTDCDLLVDFSPADLTLRIILTEWAKLPSRTIQAIGPQRIYDHSSIFVGPETMVAKHQRALNEQALLRNRYRLGNEPQDCYDNCALATALWQAYSTAHGNRRYLLHVNNSFECLALRPETKLPAWQLFPFVPAGKKCVLLPFLFLGAATPNGIQIETTADQIDALSRWTQSRLRETAALDEVRRWYGELAKYIDYEIMKPTIFWRRWKRARGLTDEKASR; from the coding sequence ATGGCCGATCTCCTTGTAAAGCATCTAAAATCGAGAGCCGAATCACATTCGGCCCTTCGTTCTTTGTATAGTCAATGGGACTTTGACGAGAAATTGATTCCCAAGGCGCTGCAAACCTTGGGCAGTTTGTTCCCTCATTACAGTCGCCACGATGAATCACACAGCAAACAGATACTGGTCAATATCGAGCGACTTCTGGGCAATAACATAAATCTGCTTACCGCAACTGATACTTGGATGCTGCTCGAATCGGCCTACTGGCACGACATAGGAATGGTCGTTCCATATGCCGATTTACAGGCTGCGATCGATGATCCACAGTTTCAAGAGTTCATCGATGCCATCTGCGCTCAGCCGCATCACGAACTGCACTCCTTTGCTTGCACGTTCAAACGCAACGCCGACCCGACGCTAATTTTTCAAGGCAGCGCCCCGTTGGAAACGTTGTCAAAATTTCGCGAATTTATGGCGGAATGGTTCCGACGAAAGCATCCAGCGCGAGCAGAGCAGATCGTGCGTTCACCAATGAGCACAGTGGGAATCAATTCCCCTAGGACAGAGCTTATTCCCGCCCGGCTTTTCCGGCTCCTCGGACGGATTTGCCAAATGCACGGCGCCCCTTTCGAAGACCTAGTCTCGGAGAATGGTTTGCCGTTTCGCGAGGCCGGATTGGCACAAGACGACTGTCACCCAAGGTTCGTTGCCTGCTTACTCCGCATGGGTGATTTACTCGACCTTGACGACAATAGGTTTTGCCCAGTGATGCAGCGTATCGCAGGCGAGGAAAGATCAAAACTCAGTAAGGCTCACGAAGACAAGCATGCTGGAATGCGCCACTTGCGCGTCGATCAAGAGAAAATCGAAGTCATTGCCGAATGCGACACGGTCGAGGGCTATCTCGAAGCATTTCGCTGGTTCGATTGGTTGAAGCTAGAAATTCAAAATCAAATGATGCATTGGCGCGAAATTGTCCCGAGCCGAGAGTTGGGTTTGCTGCCGATGCTCGGACCCATTTCCGTCCGCTTAGGCGGGAATCTGCAAATACTGAGAGACGGCGAGCGACCCGCTTTTACCGTTGACACCAATAAGACGATCGAGCTACTTCAAGGAAATAATCTATACGAGAGTAAATTTGCTTGTGTACGCGAGCTTCTACAGAACGCTGTGGACGCAACACTGCTCCGAATCTGGCTCACCAACAGGAAGCAAGCCAACGCAGACATCTGGGCCACTCCTGACAATCTGGAGATTAAAGCTCTTTTTGCCCATGCGTCGATCTCTGTAGAGCTAGTGGAGTCGAAGCTTGAGCAAGATGGAGCCGAAGAGAAGTCTATTTGGTCGCTTACGATTCGCGATTGTGGAACAGGAATTAGTCGAAACGACCTGGAATATATGCTTAGGATTGGTGGCTCCCAAAGCAATGCGGTTCGTCAACGAGAAATAAATCAGATGCCAGAGTGGATGAAGCCATCAGGCGCATTCGGCATCGGCCTTCAGAGCGTCTTCATGCTGTGTAATGAAGTCTCACTGCGAACGAAAAGTATCTTTTCGAACGAAATATTTGACGTAACCATGTACAGCCCAACTGGGCCCGAAGATGGCCTCGTAGTTCTACGAAAACTGGACGACGATATATCATTCTCTCATGGCACGACCATCACTCTCAAATTCGAACTTGATGCCTTCACAAAGTCGTGGTCGGTCTCGAACCACGAAAACGAATCGATCGCTTATAAGCTCGTCACTGCGCTCGACCCTGTTCTCGATGAAAGATTTCCGTACGAAGCAGCGCTCCTTGCTGATCAGGTCAAAACGTTTGGCAAACATTCCCTCATTCGCGTCCATGGGGAGCTTGCCACGGTCAATCGTCGTTTCGAGATAAATGGCGAAAATTTTGATTCGGACGAGGGGGCTGACGGTACCGGCTGGAAATTTATTAAAAGTGCTCAGTCTGAAGTTAAGTTCTTCTATCAACCATCTCTCGGGGCTCATCCCGCTCTCTCGCTGCTCACTCTATATCGAGGACAGAAGTTCGAGACCAAAAATCTTTTCGTTCCAAATGTGATCATCGGAATTGATCTGATGTCTGGTAAAGCGGGCAGCTGGCTCAACTTCAATCGTGACAAAATCTCTTCAAGAGCGCACGACTTGCTCGAGAAAACAGTGCTAGCGTCCCTCGAGCAGGTGGTCGAGAATGATCTAAGTGCGTCCGATGGTTGCTCGCTGCTGGTTGGCGAAAATCGCGCGGTCTATTCGTTCTTTCTTAAGGGAATGGCCCTCAGTTTCGGTGGGAAATGGACCGATCTCGCAAATCAGCTAAATGATGCATGGCTTGACATTGTCTTAACGCAAAAGGGACAGAGGCTTCGAAGTTTTTTCACCCGACAAGACTGGACCATTGGCGTCAAGCAGTCCGCGCACGAACCGCAGCTGACGGACTGTGATTTGCTCGTCGACTTCTCTCCGGCCGATCTGACGTTGAGGATCATATTGACTGAGTGGGCAAAGCTTCCCAGCAGAACAATCCAAGCTATTGGACCGCAACGAATATACGATCATTCATCGATATTCGTCGGCCCCGAAACGATGGTCGCGAAGCATCAACGGGCGCTAAACGAGCAAGCGCTGTTACGAAATCGCTACAGGCTAGGGAACGAACCTCAAGATTGTTACGATAACTGTGCCTTGGCAACAGCCCTTTGGCAAGCATACTCAACCGCGCATGGCAACCGACGGTATCTACTTCACGTCAACAATTCATTCGAGTGTCTGGCTCTCAGACCTGAAACCAAGCTCCCTGCATGGCAGCTTTTTCCATTTGTGCCTGCTGGCAAAAAATGCGTTCTACTGCCGTTTCTTTTCCTTGGTGCTGCAACGCCTAACGGAATTCAAATAGAAACGACGGCGGACCAAATCGATGCATTGAGCCGCTGGACCCAAAGCCGCCTGCGCGAAACGGCAGCGCTAGATGAGGTTCGTCGCTGGTATGGCGAACTGGCGAAATATATCGACTATGAGATTATGAAACCCACGATCTTCTGGCGCCGTTGGAAGCGCGCGCGTGGCCTAACCGATGAAAAAGCTTCGCGGTGA
- a CDS encoding VF_A0006 family four-cysteine protein, producing the protein MRNITYLILSIVLASPIPAVAFGPNNSDYDQCILLSLRNSESRQAATSIRDACDALYRNGELLLPREKSYHVCVLQNVQGVRDAFAVNEILHACRRQNRM; encoded by the coding sequence ATGCGCAACATTACCTATCTGATTCTTTCGATTGTGCTCGCCTCTCCGATCCCGGCAGTGGCATTCGGGCCCAACAATTCAGACTACGACCAGTGCATATTGCTTTCACTGAGAAACAGTGAAAGCAGGCAGGCCGCAACCTCAATTAGAGATGCATGCGACGCGCTTTATAGAAACGGCGAGTTGCTCTTGCCTCGCGAAAAGTCGTATCACGTCTGTGTGCTGCAGAATGTGCAGGGCGTGAGAGACGCATTTGCCGTTAATGAGATCTTGCACGCTTGCCGCCGTCAGAATCGGATGTGA